A genome region from Candidatus Microthrix parvicella Bio17-1 includes the following:
- a CDS encoding thioesterase family protein, producing the protein MADSLFVPLGDGRYQPTGLSRGPWSPNALHGGPTAALVAHAAETVLVDSGADAHLPVRLTLDLERAVPLAPLSVHAEIVRPGRKVQVAEVVIADDEGRRLARASILAIRRREMTLPDGLIRPVEPQIADRSVGQSSLDWDFPDDQLVFHADGTEHRVVKGSFSEPGPATDWIRLRVPVLPGVEPTGFQRVVAAADFLNGISSVVDLSEATFINPDLTVTVHRLPVGEWVAVDAVTRFTDEGIGTAEADLYDERGRLGRAVQTLLFEPVG; encoded by the coding sequence ATGGCCGACTCGCTGTTCGTTCCGCTCGGCGACGGCCGCTACCAGCCCACCGGGTTGAGCCGGGGGCCGTGGTCACCCAACGCGTTGCACGGTGGTCCGACCGCGGCGCTGGTGGCCCACGCCGCCGAGACCGTGCTGGTCGACAGCGGTGCGGACGCGCACCTGCCCGTCCGGCTGACCCTGGATCTCGAACGGGCCGTGCCCCTCGCCCCGCTCAGCGTTCACGCCGAGATCGTGCGGCCGGGTCGCAAGGTGCAGGTGGCCGAGGTGGTGATCGCCGACGACGAGGGTCGTCGGCTGGCGCGGGCCTCGATCCTGGCCATCCGACGTCGCGAGATGACGTTGCCCGACGGTCTGATCCGCCCGGTCGAGCCGCAGATCGCCGATCGATCCGTCGGGCAGAGCAGCCTCGACTGGGACTTTCCCGACGACCAGCTCGTCTTTCATGCCGATGGGACCGAACACCGCGTGGTCAAGGGATCGTTCAGCGAGCCCGGCCCGGCCACCGACTGGATCCGACTCAGGGTGCCGGTCCTGCCCGGGGTGGAGCCGACCGGGTTTCAGCGGGTGGTGGCGGCCGCCGACTTCCTCAACGGCATTTCGAGCGTCGTCGACCTCTCGGAGGCGACCTTCATCAACCCCGACCTCACCGTGACCGTGCACCGGCTGCCGGTGGGGGAGTGGGTGGCCGTCGACGCGGTGACCCGATTCACCGACGAGGGCATCGGCACCGCCGAAGCCGACCTGTACGACGAGCGTGGCCGCCTCGGTCGTGCGGTGCAGACCCTGCTGTTCGAGCCCGTCGGCTG